One window of the Desulfurispira natronophila genome contains the following:
- a CDS encoding sulfite exporter TauE/SafE family protein — protein sequence MDISAILFFALVGSCAGVIAGTLGVGGGVIIVPALLFYFTAQGMDQAVAIKMAVATSLATIIFTSLSAILAQGKRKAILWPVVRSWTPYILAGAFFSGHIARLLPALALQLFIGCFLLYAAANMLRNWIPDPRRQLPGPAGTAGAGLFVGVVSGMAGIAGGNVIIPLLVASNVAMANAAATSITLALPIALAGSLGFVTAGWSVAALPEWSLGYIYLPALLGIATFTFLAVPLGVAISHRLPAAQLKRIFGILVLIVAVRILWQAVNP from the coding sequence ATCGCCGGCACTCTGGGGGTGGGTGGCGGTGTGATCATTGTCCCGGCTTTGCTTTTTTATTTTACGGCCCAGGGGATGGACCAGGCCGTGGCTATCAAAATGGCGGTGGCCACATCCCTGGCCACCATTATATTCACCTCTCTCTCAGCTATACTGGCCCAGGGCAAACGTAAAGCCATTCTCTGGCCCGTGGTGCGCAGCTGGACTCCCTATATTCTGGCAGGGGCTTTTTTCAGTGGCCATATTGCCCGTTTGCTGCCGGCCTTGGCACTGCAACTGTTTATTGGCTGCTTTTTGCTTTATGCCGCTGCCAATATGCTGCGTAACTGGATACCAGATCCCCGTCGCCAGCTTCCCGGCCCAGCGGGAACGGCGGGTGCGGGACTCTTTGTGGGGGTGGTCTCCGGCATGGCTGGTATTGCCGGGGGCAATGTCATTATCCCCCTGCTGGTGGCCTCCAATGTGGCCATGGCTAATGCGGCAGCCACTTCTATCACCCTGGCGCTGCCTATTGCTCTGGCCGGCTCTCTGGGGTTTGTGACGGCAGGCTGGAGTGTGGCTGCACTGCCTGAATGGAGCCTGGGCTACATTTACTTGCCTGCCCTGCTGGGCATTGCCACCTTCACTTTTCTGGCAGTACCCTTGGGCGTAGCCATTTCACATCGTTTGCCAGCAGCTCAACTCAAGCGCATTTTTGGCATACTGGTGCTTATTGTAGCTGTGCGCATCCTTTGGCAGGCGGTTAACCCGTGA
- the argC gene encoding N-acetyl-gamma-glutamyl-phosphate reductase, translating to MIRAAIIGATGYTGAELMRILLFHPAVELVAITSESSIEQRACQHYPALSGLTDLRFEANNPEKLAPQIDVAFLALPHAEAMEAAVDYLQRGVRVIDLSADFRLNSPQLYEQVYGRKHIAPQLLAKSAYGLTELNREAVTNTDLVANPGCYPTCVLLSLAPLFQQQLAADPIIIDAKSGVTGAGKKLNTRTQFAEANEGLSPYGVGGHRHQPEMVQELAKLGGYAPEVVFTPHLLPLSRGMQSTSYVPLTAGVSRQQVVEGYQQFCENEPFLHFLGEDIFPNVRDVRGSNNCLVGIHVDKECRRAIVIAVIDNLVKGASGAAVQNMNLMFNYPEEEGLRGIFQVL from the coding sequence GGTGGCCATTACCAGCGAAAGCAGCATTGAGCAGCGGGCCTGTCAACACTATCCCGCTCTCTCCGGTCTTACCGACCTGCGTTTTGAAGCCAACAACCCTGAAAAACTGGCTCCCCAAATAGATGTGGCCTTTTTGGCCCTGCCCCACGCCGAAGCCATGGAAGCAGCGGTAGACTATCTGCAAAGAGGGGTTCGGGTTATCGATCTCAGCGCCGACTTTCGCCTCAACAGTCCCCAGCTTTACGAACAGGTGTACGGACGAAAACACATTGCTCCTCAACTATTGGCAAAGAGTGCTTACGGATTAACCGAGCTCAACCGTGAAGCCGTGACAAATACCGACCTGGTAGCCAACCCCGGCTGCTACCCCACCTGCGTATTACTGAGCCTGGCTCCCCTGTTTCAGCAACAACTGGCGGCAGATCCCATTATCATCGACGCCAAGAGTGGCGTCACTGGTGCTGGCAAAAAACTCAACACCCGCACCCAGTTTGCCGAAGCCAACGAAGGCCTCTCGCCCTACGGCGTGGGAGGCCACCGCCACCAGCCAGAAATGGTACAGGAGTTGGCCAAGTTAGGCGGTTACGCTCCAGAGGTGGTATTCACTCCCCACCTGCTGCCATTAAGCCGGGGTATGCAGAGCACATCCTACGTACCCCTCACTGCAGGAGTCAGCCGCCAACAGGTCGTGGAAGGATACCAGCAATTCTGCGAAAACGAACCTTTTCTCCACTTCCTGGGGGAGGATATTTTTCCCAATGTGCGTGACGTGCGGGGCTCTAATAATTGCCTGGTAGGTATCCATGTGGACAAGGAGTGCCGACGGGCCATTGTCATTGCGGTTATCGATAACTTGGTCAAGGGCGCTTCAGGTGCTGCGGTGCAGAACATGAACCTCATGTTTAACTACCCGGAAGAGGAAGGCCTGCGGGGTATTTTCCAGGTACTGTAA
- a CDS encoding septal ring lytic transglycosylase RlpA family protein: MRRTLSLLAIVILSLLVLSACGPRDPRPYSPARGKDFGVPAPHAPGTLRPYTIDGQRYYPVESVSTGFRERGIASWYGHPFHGRKTSNGETYDMYKFTAAHKTLPMNVYVQVNNLDNGKSTIVRINDRGPFAPGRIIDLSKSAADRIDMVNSGIAQVEIIVLGYNLRQPTGRVARSQSSDFYRSREMVERGNFSLQVGAFRSHDSAQAYAEELRQQHPHVQVIPHSTPDGTMYRVRLGRFTSLETAELESQRLQRRGVENVVVAQ; the protein is encoded by the coding sequence GTGCGCCGAACACTGAGCTTGCTGGCTATAGTTATCCTGTCGCTTTTAGTGCTTTCAGCATGTGGTCCTCGTGACCCTCGCCCCTACTCGCCAGCACGGGGGAAGGACTTTGGAGTTCCGGCCCCCCACGCTCCTGGAACGCTCCGCCCCTACACCATTGACGGTCAGCGTTACTATCCTGTGGAAAGTGTTTCTACAGGGTTTCGTGAGCGAGGTATTGCCTCTTGGTATGGTCACCCCTTTCACGGCCGCAAAACAAGCAATGGTGAAACATACGATATGTATAAGTTTACCGCTGCCCATAAAACTCTTCCCATGAACGTCTACGTCCAGGTGAACAATCTGGATAACGGCAAATCCACTATCGTTCGCATCAATGACCGGGGTCCTTTTGCTCCCGGTCGCATTATTGATCTCTCCAAATCAGCTGCCGATCGCATTGATATGGTTAATTCCGGCATTGCCCAGGTGGAAATCATCGTGCTTGGTTACAATCTGCGGCAGCCTACTGGTCGAGTCGCCCGCTCTCAGTCTTCTGACTTCTATCGGTCACGGGAGATGGTGGAGCGGGGCAACTTTTCTCTGCAGGTGGGAGCATTTCGCAGTCACGACAGTGCTCAGGCCTATGCGGAAGAACTTCGCCAGCAGCACCCTCACGTTCAGGTGATTCCTCACAGTACTCCCGATGGCACTATGTACCGAGTTCGGCTTGGCCGCTTTACCAGCCTGGAGACTGCCGAGCTGGAGAGCCAGCGACTGCAGCGGCGGGGAGTAGAAAACGTTGTGGTAGCGCAATAA
- a CDS encoding MFS transporter — translation MNSPDSTISRAELQRFSRLRWTIYSLLALAFISVFFHRMAPGVIAGDMMVAFGTSAAALGSLAAAYYYVYTAMQIPSGILADTLGPRICVTVGSVLAGIGSLLFAFAPDYTIAMTGRLLVGLGVSVVFVAFMKNNAMWFSERNYGAISGLTIFIGNLGGVVAAAPLGMVLDVFSWRLVFALAGVGSIALAAICWIVVRNRPEDAGLPSIRQIEGQLSHPARQQSWMKDFVQVSRNPRIWAGMMMNVGMLGGLLAFAGLWGVPLMEQVHGLSRTQASYYTSAALLGFAFSCLFMGLITDRLGRRKPPIIFSCALSCGVWLALIITPWGPGLSGFALYTLLGIGAGGFVAVFPAAREIVPPWSAGMAIAMVNTGSFLGAAIIQPGFGMVMDIGWSGTVVEGVRWYDMEDFRRGLWFCFGICLFSLLASLGIKETRGRNVVIESRVNISKNR, via the coding sequence GTGAACTCGCCTGATTCCACCATTAGCCGTGCCGAACTGCAGCGTTTCTCCCGTCTGCGCTGGACCATTTACAGTCTGCTGGCCCTGGCCTTTATCTCGGTCTTTTTCCACCGCATGGCCCCGGGGGTCATTGCCGGTGATATGATGGTGGCCTTCGGTACTTCGGCAGCGGCCCTGGGTTCCCTAGCGGCAGCGTACTACTACGTCTATACTGCTATGCAAATTCCTTCGGGGATCCTGGCAGACACCCTGGGTCCACGTATCTGTGTGACTGTGGGCAGTGTGCTGGCCGGAATTGGCTCCCTGCTCTTCGCCTTCGCTCCCGACTACACTATTGCCATGACGGGTCGCTTGCTGGTGGGACTGGGGGTTTCCGTGGTTTTTGTCGCTTTTATGAAAAACAACGCCATGTGGTTTAGCGAGCGTAACTACGGGGCAATCAGTGGTTTGACGATTTTTATCGGTAATCTGGGGGGCGTTGTGGCCGCGGCTCCGCTGGGAATGGTGCTGGATGTGTTTTCCTGGCGCCTGGTGTTTGCCCTGGCGGGGGTGGGGTCCATTGCCCTGGCCGCCATCTGCTGGATCGTGGTGCGCAATCGTCCAGAGGATGCAGGGCTGCCATCCATACGTCAGATTGAGGGACAGCTGTCCCATCCGGCTCGGCAACAGTCCTGGATGAAGGACTTTGTGCAGGTATCCCGCAATCCCCGCATCTGGGCAGGAATGATGATGAATGTAGGGATGCTGGGTGGTCTGCTGGCCTTTGCCGGTCTCTGGGGAGTACCCCTGATGGAACAGGTTCATGGTTTGAGTCGAACCCAAGCGTCGTATTATACCAGCGCCGCACTGCTGGGTTTTGCCTTTAGTTGCCTGTTCATGGGACTGATAACTGATCGACTGGGGCGACGAAAACCACCGATTATCTTTTCCTGTGCTCTCTCTTGCGGCGTGTGGCTGGCATTGATTATAACCCCCTGGGGGCCGGGGCTTTCCGGATTTGCCCTCTACACCCTGCTGGGTATTGGTGCCGGAGGATTTGTGGCTGTCTTTCCCGCTGCTCGTGAGATTGTTCCGCCCTGGTCAGCAGGTATGGCAATTGCCATGGTCAATACTGGCAGCTTTCTGGGAGCGGCAATTATTCAACCGGGTTTTGGCATGGTGATGGATATTGGCTGGAGTGGAACAGTAGTAGAGGGAGTGCGGTGGTACGACATGGAAGACTTCCGGCGCGGGCTTTGGTTCTGCTTTGGCATCTGTTTGTTTTCCCTACTGGCCAGCTTGGGGATCAAGGAAACCCGTGGCCGCAATGTAGTTATTGAAAGCAGGGTGAATATAAGCAAAAACCGGTAA